One window from the genome of Dermacentor silvarum isolate Dsil-2018 chromosome 7, BIME_Dsil_1.4, whole genome shotgun sequence encodes:
- the LOC125946796 gene encoding uncharacterized protein LOC125946796 yields the protein MDLRTAILSIVVYTMVPSAVSSEEVDCSFHDKHLESSIHDFVAKLPAKRLENVDKDEEHAAQLNSSQFKFFGLNSLRPFGPFFTFCPNGSRVVQFDLVNEQPLVVIGPFPGEKGKQHEVESQAILVRFTAQFEVEGTGENVKLHSRVNMPVSMVGLSFRIEGLDEKSDEVVEKIAPSLQPRFFEDWWRGILFSELDILFTEILEKGK from the exons ATGGATTTGAGGACGGCCATACTTTCTATCGTCGTTTACACGATGGTGCCAAGTGCTGTCTCGTCGGAGGAAG TGGACTGCTCTTTCCATGACAAGCACCTGGAAAGCTCAATACACGACTTTGTCGCCAAGCTGCCCGCTAAACGCCTTGAGAATGTGGACAAGGACGAGGAACATGCTGCTCAATTAAACTCTAGCCAGTTTAAATTCTTTGGTCTGAACTCCCTTCGACCTTTCGGGCCGTTTTTTACTTTCTGCCCGAACGGGAGCAGAGTGGTGCAGTTCGATTTGGTCAACGAACAACCGTTGGTGGTGATTGGACCATTCCCCGGAGAAAAAGGAAAGCAGCACGAAGTCGAGAGCCAAGCAATTCTTGTGAGATTCACGGCACAGTTTGAAGTTGAAGGAACCGGAGAGAACGTCAAGCTACATTCGAGAGTCAACATGCCGGTGTCGATGGTGGGGCTGTCTTTCAGGATTGAAGGGTTGGACGAGAAGAGTGATGAAGTAGTGGAGAAAATCGCTCCTTCCCTTCAACCACGCTTTTTTGAGGATTGGTGGCGTGGCATACTTTTCTCGGAACTTGATATCCTCTTCACTGAAATTCTGGAGAAGGGCAAATGA